In a single window of the Micrococcaceae bacterium Sec5.7 genome:
- a CDS encoding DUF1349 domain-containing protein — MLENMIWLNEPAQWTNTPNELTVVSDHDTDFWRETFYGFTHDTGHFLHREVVGDFTATVTLSGDFTTLYDQAGLMVRANKRTWMKTGVEYTDEALHLSTVITHGASDWSVMSLPRTPDEITMQVTRQGNALRTQYLQPQGMIGQWRMLRLGHLPLEDSCQVGMMMCSPKRGGLRARFRDFSITPSQRIDLHPHQKH, encoded by the coding sequence ATGCTCGAGAACATGATCTGGCTGAATGAACCGGCCCAATGGACGAACACCCCGAACGAACTCACCGTGGTCTCTGATCACGACACAGATTTCTGGCGGGAAACTTTCTACGGCTTCACTCACGACACAGGGCACTTCCTCCACCGTGAGGTGGTGGGCGACTTCACGGCTACGGTGACGTTATCCGGCGACTTCACGACGCTCTACGACCAAGCCGGACTCATGGTTCGAGCCAACAAGCGAACCTGGATGAAAACCGGTGTCGAGTACACCGATGAGGCACTCCACCTCAGCACCGTGATCACCCATGGCGCATCGGACTGGTCCGTCATGTCGCTGCCGAGAACCCCGGACGAGATAACGATGCAGGTAACCCGCCAAGGCAATGCCCTTCGGACCCAGTACCTTCAGCCCCAAGGGATGATAGGACAGTGGCGCATGCTGCGCCTTGGGCACCTGCCACTCGAAGACTCCTGCCAGGTCGGAATGATGATGTGCTCACCAAAACGCGGTGGACTCCGCGCCCGGTTCAGGGATTTCAGCATCACCCCATCCCAGCGCATCGACCTACACCCTCACCAGAAACACTAA